GCCACACCGACACGATCGAGGCCGCCGGCGGGATGGTGCTCGCCGACACCTGCAACGTCGTCTCCCCGATCGAGGAACTCGGCTACGAGACCAGCGCCACCGACTCGGCGAAGGCCGCGAACTACCTCCCCGGCTTCTGTAACCAGCAGGTCGTCTTCGAGGACAAACGCGCGCTGCTCGAGGAGGTAATCGAATGACTGGAGAGACGGATGATCGAGTGACGGAAGAGGCGATCGACGGGCGCGCGATCACCGACGGGCGCGGCGAAGGCGAGGTGCTCAGGTCCTCGGAACCGGTCAGCTTTTACGGCGCGGTCGACCTGAGCACGGGTGAGTTCATCGAGGAGGGCCACGAACTCGAGGGCCACAACGTGGCCGGCAAGGTGCTCGTTTTCCCGCGGGGGAAGGGATCGACCGTCGGATCGTACGTGCTGTACGGGCTCGCGAAGAACGGCGTCGCGCCGGCGGCGATCCTCAACGAGGAGACCGAGACGATCGTGGCAACGGGTGCGATCCTCGGGGAGATCCCCTGCATGGACTCGCTTTCGGCACCGCTGTCGTCGCTTCCCGAGGGCGAGCGCGTCGTCGTCGACGCCGACGCCGAACGCGTGCTCGTCGACGGTTGCGAGGTGGAGTGACGTGTCCGAGCCTGGGTCCGACGGACGGTCGCGGGTGGTTCTCGGAGTGACCGGCGCGTCAGGGATCCCGATCGCGCTCCGGACCGCGGAGGCCCTCGCGGCCAGGGCGGAGCTCGTTACGGTCGTTTCCGACGCCGCCCGGGAGACCGCCCGTCACGAGGTCGCCGATCCCGACGCCGCCCTCGAGCGGGTCGCGGATCTGTCG
The Halalkaliarchaeum desulfuricum DNA segment above includes these coding regions:
- a CDS encoding aconitase X swivel domain-containing protein is translated as MTGETDDRVTEEAIDGRAITDGRGEGEVLRSSEPVSFYGAVDLSTGEFIEEGHELEGHNVAGKVLVFPRGKGSTVGSYVLYGLAKNGVAPAAILNEETETIVATGAILGEIPCMDSLSAPLSSLPEGERVVVDADAERVLVDGCEVE